TGCGCCGATGCAAGGTGAAGCACGGTTCGGCGAACATGGCCGAAGGTCCGGCAATGAGTATCGAGGAGACCTTGCAGGCGATCATGGCGGGTGCGGAACTGGCCATCGAGGCGCGGAACCAGGGGTACGAATTGCTCGCTACCGGTGAGATGGGCATTGCCAACACCACGCCTGCAACGGCGCTCTACGCCACGCTGCTCGGGTTGCCGGTCGAAGCGATCACCGGTCGCGGCACGGGCATCGACGACGAGCGACTTCATCACAAAGTCGCGGTGATCGAAAAGGCAATCGAGGTCAATCGCGCCAACCTCGCGACGCCGCTCGAAGTGCTCGCCGCGCTGGGCGGCTTCGAGATTGCAGGCATCTGCGGCCTGATTCTCGGTGCGGCGTCGGTTGGGATGCCGGTTGTGGTCGATGGTTTCATCTCGAGCTCGGCGGCGGTGTGTGCCATCAAGCTCTCGTGCACGGTGAGCGATTACCTCTTTTTCAGCCACCTCTCCAACGAACAGGGCCACCGCGCGGTGATGCAGAAGCTCGGTGCGCGCCCGATCCTCGACCTTGACCTGCGGCTCGGTGAGGGCACCGGTGCGGCGATGGCTATGCAGGTGATCGAGGCGTCGGTGAAAATCTACAACGAAATGGCTACCTTCAGTTCGGCGGGAGTTTCCGGCAAAAACGACTGATAACATGGACTCTTTTCTCGACATACAGCGGAAGAAAGCCGATGCTGACAGTAAGTTCATCGACTGCAACGGCTTCCGGGTGCACTACAAGCGCTACGGCAGCGGCAAGCCGCCTTTCATCGTGCTGCTGCACGGCAGCTTTCTGAGCATCCGCTCGTGGCGCGATGTGGCGGTTCCGCTCGCCGAGAACGCGACCGTGCTGGCGTTCGACCGCCCGGCCTTCGGGCTGACTTCGCGCCCCGTGCCGTCGCGATCCAACGCGGCGCGGTACAGCCCCGAGGCGCAGAGTGACCTCGTCGTGGCGCTGATGGACAAGCTCGGCATGGATCGCGCCGTCATTGTTGGCAACTCGACCGGCGGCACGCTGGCGCTGCTGACAGCGTTGCGCCACCCGAGGCGCGTGCAGGGCCTCGTGCTCGTGGGTGCGATGATCTACAGCGGCTACGCCAACAGTGAGGTGCCCGCCGTGATGAAGCCCTTCATGAAGGCGATGTCGCCGGTATTTTCGCGGCTGATGAAGGTGATTATTACCAAACTTTACGACAAGAACATTCGGGGATTCTGGCACGTCAAGTCGCGCCTTTCGGACGAGACGCTTGCCGCTTTCAGAAATGATTTTATGGTCGGCGACTGGTCGCGCGGCTTCTGGGAGCTGTTTCTCGAAACGCACCGCCTCTATTTTAACCGGCGCGTCTCTTCGGCCTGGGCGCCGTCGCTCGTCGTGACCGGCGAGCACGACCTGACGGTTAAGACCGAAGAGAGTTTCCGGCTGGCGCGTGAGCTGCCGAGGGCGGAGCTGCTCGTGATTCCCGATTGCGCTCATCTGCCGCAGGAGGAGCAGCCCGCCGCGTTCGTTGCCGGGGTTAAGAAATTTGTCGAAAAGCTCGTCTGAGATGCTGAGCGGACTCGTGACAGCGCTCCGGACGCTGACAGCGCTGCCGGTGCCGGGGCGTGACGCCGAGCGGTTCAGCTCGTCGCTCTACTGGTTTCCGGTGGTTGGGCTCGTTATCGGCGGCATCGTTGTGCTGCTTGCCCGCGCCGGAATGGGCGTCGGATGGCCGGAGCTGGCCGCCGTGCTCGCGCTGCTGGGTGGGCTCATCCTCACCCGCGGGCTTCATGCCGACGGGCTGGCTGATCTCGCCGATGGCTTTTTCGGAGGGCGAACCCGCGAGGCGGCGTTGCGGATTATGAAAGATCCAAACGTCGGCTCGTTCGGATCGCTGGCGCTCATCGGTGTCATGCTCTTCAAGTGGATTTGTCTGCTTGAACTGGCCCGCGCCGAGGCGTACGGCATGATCGCCGCCGGAGCCGTCCTGTCGCGCACGGCGCAGGTACTGCTTGCCGCGAGGATGCCTTACGCCCGCAGTGATGGCGGTACGGCTATGGCGTTTGTCGAGGATGCGGGCTGGCCGCACCTGCTCGTCGCCTCGATCTCCGGCGTCGTGTTGCTTTTCGTGCTGCTCGACTGGCAGCTCGCTCCATCGTTGATCCTGCTCTTTGGCTCGGTTGTCGCCCTGTTCTTCGTCGGCTGGTTGAGTCACCGCAAGATCGGCGGCATCACGGGCGACGTGCTCGGTGCCTGCAGCGAGCTGGTGGAGGCTGCCGTGTGGCTTTTGGCGGCGCTGTGGCTCAAAGGGCTTTTTTGGGCGATAGCGTAGTGCCCGTTTGCGTTGTGCCCGTTTGCGTTCGGTGATTTTTTCAGCACGTTGCTAATCAATTGCTCTATCGTTATACTTGAGCACGGAATTTTAATTTCAAGCTAAAGACATTTCCATCTATGGACAGTGATTTGATCGTGACGTTCGGCGGAGGTAAAAAAGTTAACGCCGAATTCAGAGGATTTACCATCAAGACCGACCAGTCGGTTCACAGCGGCGGCGAGGGTTCTGCTCCCGAGCCTTTTGCCCTGTTTCTCGCTTCAATCGGCACCTGCGCAGGCATCTACGTCTATTCGTTCTGCCAGAGCCGCGAGATTCCGACCGATGGCATCAGAATCGTGCAAAGCCACGAGCCTAAAGCGGACGGGCGCGGTATCGGCAAGATTACCCTGACCATCGAGGTGCCGCCGACCTTCCCGGAAAAGTACAAGGATGCGGTTATCAACGCAGCCAACCTCTGTGCGGTCAAGAAGCACATCATGGAACCCCCGGCTTTCGAGGTGAAAACCAAAGTGGTCGAGGGCTGAAGGATATTTCATACCAAGGTGGTGTTACCCGGCTTGAAAGCCGGGGCAACATGAAATGCAAGAGGTCTGAATGTCCGCGGGGCTGAAACCCGGTAGAATATTCTCGAACCGCTTATTACATTTGAAAGGCTGTCTCGGTGTGTCGTCACTGCGACGGCCTTCCTGCTTTAAACGATACCGGCTGATCTATGAAAAACCCCCGTGCTGGCAGACCGCTTCACTGCCGTTCTGTCGAAGAGCTTCCCGGTGTTACCTGCTTTTTGCCCGAGGGTGTTCCGCCCGCGCGGCTTCGGAATGTCGTGCTCTCGGTCGATGAGGTCGAGGCGTTGCGGCTTGCCGATCTCGAAGGGATGTACCATGCCGACGCTGCCGACAAGATGAAGGTTTCGCGGCAGACCTTTGGCCGCATCATCAAATCGGCTCGCAAAAAGGTGGCCGACGCGCTGGTTGGCGGCAAGACCATCTGTATCGAAGGAGGAAAGATCACCGGAAGTTGCCTGACCGGCGAGTCTGAGGAGCCAGCTGTCTGCATCTGCCTGCACTGCGGCTACGAGCAGCCGCACGTGCCTGGCGTACCCTGCCGGACGGCCAACTGCCCGCACTGCGGCAAAATGCTGATTCGCAAGGGGAGGTACAGCCGTGTCGATTGAGATGCAGTTTTCGGTGCTGCCGATGCCGC
The nucleotide sequence above comes from Chlorobaculum tepidum TLS. Encoded proteins:
- the cobT gene encoding nicotinate-nucleotide--dimethylbenzimidazole phosphoribosyltransferase, yielding MTDRFQQLLASIKPVDMNLTSTVKAHLDDLTKPQGSLGRLEEIVMKYCIATGTTKPSLSKKKVFCFAGDHGVAAEGVSAFPAEVTPQMVYNMLGGGAAINVLSRHAGADLEVVDMGVNHDFAEHPMLRRCKVKHGSANMAEGPAMSIEETLQAIMAGAELAIEARNQGYELLATGEMGIANTTPATALYATLLGLPVEAITGRGTGIDDERLHHKVAVIEKAIEVNRANLATPLEVLAALGGFEIAGICGLILGAASVGMPVVVDGFISSSAAVCAIKLSCTVSDYLFFSHLSNEQGHRAVMQKLGARPILDLDLRLGEGTGAAMAMQVIEASVKIYNEMATFSSAGVSGKND
- a CDS encoding alpha/beta fold hydrolase; translation: MDSFLDIQRKKADADSKFIDCNGFRVHYKRYGSGKPPFIVLLHGSFLSIRSWRDVAVPLAENATVLAFDRPAFGLTSRPVPSRSNAARYSPEAQSDLVVALMDKLGMDRAVIVGNSTGGTLALLTALRHPRRVQGLVLVGAMIYSGYANSEVPAVMKPFMKAMSPVFSRLMKVIITKLYDKNIRGFWHVKSRLSDETLAAFRNDFMVGDWSRGFWELFLETHRLYFNRRVSSAWAPSLVVTGEHDLTVKTEESFRLARELPRAELLVIPDCAHLPQEEQPAAFVAGVKKFVEKLV
- the cobS gene encoding adenosylcobinamide-GDP ribazoletransferase codes for the protein MLSGLVTALRTLTALPVPGRDAERFSSSLYWFPVVGLVIGGIVVLLARAGMGVGWPELAAVLALLGGLILTRGLHADGLADLADGFFGGRTREAALRIMKDPNVGSFGSLALIGVMLFKWICLLELARAEAYGMIAAGAVLSRTAQVLLAARMPYARSDGGTAMAFVEDAGWPHLLVASISGVVLLFVLLDWQLAPSLILLFGSVVALFFVGWLSHRKIGGITGDVLGACSELVEAAVWLLAALWLKGLFWAIA
- a CDS encoding OsmC family protein, which produces MDSDLIVTFGGGKKVNAEFRGFTIKTDQSVHSGGEGSAPEPFALFLASIGTCAGIYVYSFCQSREIPTDGIRIVQSHEPKADGRGIGKITLTIEVPPTFPEKYKDAVINAANLCAVKKHIMEPPAFEVKTKVVEG
- a CDS encoding DUF134 domain-containing protein; protein product: MKNPRAGRPLHCRSVEELPGVTCFLPEGVPPARLRNVVLSVDEVEALRLADLEGMYHADAADKMKVSRQTFGRIIKSARKKVADALVGGKTICIEGGKITGSCLTGESEEPAVCICLHCGYEQPHVPGVPCRTANCPHCGKMLIRKGRYSRVD